The genomic stretch ACAACCACGCCGTAGCTATAGGTATCCGCCTTTTCTGACAATTGGCCATGAATTGCATATTCAGGTGCCGTGTATCCCCTGTCACACAAGATGGAATTGTTAAGTTGCTCTAGTGTACCGGCCCTACATAGCAGATTCATAACATTTCTGTTTATGGACAGAAAATGTGAGTAGGTTAATAGACCGGTATCAATATGGGTGTAACTTGCAGAAGAATCCCGAATTAGCATAGTGCCAAAGGCGGAAAAATGAGGTTCAATAATCCCAAAACCTGCAGGGTTTGATGCTTGGTGGGAAGTGAAGTAACTTACAATGTTCCTGCAAATCTGGTACTGAGATGAGTCTTATCATCTGGTAAAAGCCTTGCCAGCCCAAAATCTGCAATTCTTGGCTGGAAACTATCATCCAAAAGGATGTTGCTGGTTTTTATATCTCGATGTATGATGCATACATGGAACTCCTCATGTAAATAGGCGAGACCCCGAGCTGTGCCGATGATTATATCAGTTCTTTGTTTCCAGTTGAGAGAGCCTTTTCTTGGACCTATTTCCCATACAGAATTATGTCTTTAAATGAACAgcttaaaataaaattcatatatgTTGGGAGTATATATGTGTATGCATGCATTTATGCAGTTCCTTATCATAAATTTAGAGCTAGCTGGGCTAAAGGCCTAAAATTACCAAATAGGAATCTGTCGAGGCTGCTGTTTGCCATGTATTCATATATGAGAAGTAACTCTGGTCCTTTGCTACAACATCCAAGAAGACGAATAAGATTGCGGTGATGAACATTGCTTATAAGCGTGACTTCGTTTTGGAAATTCGCCTTTGCCCTGTCGGATTGAAGTACAGCTAGTTTTTTCACTGCAACTATTTTACCATTGTTTAGAGTTCCCTGTCAAAAGATTAGGTAACATTGAGACTATGTTTTTAGAGGTGTAATTAGAGAATACTCTATGGAAAACATTCGTGCAGGATCAAAGACTTAACATTACGGATTTCCCTTTTTACGAAAACTTTATGCATGTTTGTATCCGAGGAGAACGGACTGTATTAGACTATACACTGGACTGGACATAGTAGCTGTATTAAACTAGATTGTAGTGTTATTTGAAGACATTTCGAGGTCTTTAGCAGAAGTTAAACATTGTATAGCTCTTTGCTAAGTACGAATGCAATCTAGTTCTAGACAGTGCCAAACAAAGACGACTAGTCTTTATTAACTTCACAAACACAAATACTAACTTGATATACGAGCATAATCATGTCTCTGAATTCTGTATTTTGCTATTTATTTTACCTTGTAAACATCTCCGAATCCTCCTTCTCCTAGTTTGTTTTCTTCACTAAAGTTTTTCGTTGCTGACTTCAAATCTTTGTATTTATAATTCACTGGTCCTTGCAACTCGGTTGCTCCCAATATGTCACCTCTATGATCCGCCATGGGCTTTCTTGAGAGTTTAAAATAGAGAAGAAATCCAACAATGAGAAGAGGACCTCCACCTCCAACTGCCACTCCAATGATGATGCCTTTCTTTCTTGAATTACCTCCTGCATGTGTTGTTAGGATTATCGAGTTAGTTTGATGAAGGAATGAGTGCTGACATGTCATTTGGTGAACAAATTTGACAACCCTAGTAATATTGACATACATATGGAAGGGTGTTCTTACCGCCTTTTAAGAAGGGCGCGATGTTCATAGTCTGATTATCAGAGAAGAAAGAAGTACTAGAGTACCGCAAGAAACAACCTGCGTCAACCGCCCTACCATCGGTATCTGGAAGGCAGCTTTGTAGGTTATTGTATGCCACTTTCAAGCAATCTTGGCAACCGATCTTGCTAGCTGTCTCGGCACATTGTGCCACGCCGTAGACGGTTACATTTCCGCTACCACCACTACTAACAACTTTGTTCCTAGTTGCTGCAAAGAAACCGTTGATTTTAGGTGTTGCAAGCTGAAGATCTACTAGCAGTGACCCAACAGCTGTAGTGAATGTAGTGACCTGTGATGCAGTTATATTTCCACAAAGCCCTACATTACCAGGAAGGGTGGTCTGGTCATAGAACCCTGCGCTCTCGTACCTAAACCAAAGCATGTATCaaactttaaaatattttgtttgGATAGTCAACATTTAAACCTTAAAACAACATAGTCATGGTGGAAATGGTGGTAACCCATCTTTCTAACGTAGGACAAGTATAGGGGTTTCGAGGAAACAAGGATAGAACATGGGAATCATTTAATCAGGACAACGGAATCACTCACGTAGTTAATTGTGAATTACTCACATGACAAAGCCAAACGCTTAATTTTAGAAAGTTGAAAGTACTCACTCATTTCAATTGcacaaagaaaatataatttttttaattaatcaagCATGTCTTAAACATATATATTGAGTCTTTTAAATAGAAAGATTACAATATATTGGTAAGATAGATATTTAATACTAGGATTATAGTTACTAGGCACCTAATAAAACATAACTTTGAAATATGAAAAGCCACAGACAATCAAATTTAATATACAAATATTTATTGACGTGCACTTCATCACATTTGATCTTAATCCAACAGTAGAGTAcaaatacaacaacaaaagttAATTGATCACTCATCATTGGATTAAACCCGAACGGTTGGTGACGACCATTTCTTTGGATCATGAGGTCTAGGAGAACAAGATTGTAAAACAAGTGTATCTGGCCCCTTAAACCCATTGGTCTAGTTTGGTTGGTATATAGGATTTGATTGGGATAGATAACTATTTTTAAGATatgaaagaagaaacaaaaaatttatagtCAACTTGGAGGTAGGAGATCATTCAATAAGAAAAGTTATCCATTTATCTAATCCTGTTCTAATCTCCTCAAACATTAAAACAAGTGTATCGGCACCTTAAACCCTTTTTGTTTGGTAAGGCATGAGTCTTAAgagctaatatatatatattttctgacGCTTATGGTAAACTTTTCTCACCACATGGCTAACCATGAACATGACGAATattgttttcaatttaattatttattactaggtgtgaaaattgaaatgattatcaaacacaCTATTAGTATTAGGTGCATTAATGGAAGGGActcctacattttttttttcttctaagaATTGTATGAATTACAAACTATTAGTATTGGAAGCTTTAATGGAAATGActcttacaatttttttttaaccaaaagcattctaataattttatttaataaaaatgacaaaaagaatAAATACAAATGGACTAAGCATAATAAAACCCACTCTTTAGATTTATTTAGGTGTAAAGCATCTCCAAAACAGTTAACATACACTACTTTTTGCTAAATTTGAAGTGctacttaaatttttttagaaaaactaataaaaatggtttgaaaattttgagttttaacgaaaattgtgacatcccgtcccggaaatatcgaaacgcacattgaaattacaattttaccctaatttgtttgtgtacgttaagtgttgtgtagtgtggtgttgtaggaccacacacactcacacatcaccctcactctcccgggattccctccctcattccctcacttttgtcactctgtctctgtctctctctctctctctctctctctctcttcctccccgagttcatcttcttcttcttcttcattctacttacggacacacacacaaaccaactcaaaccttcaccaatcaagaaaccaattacaccattgaacttgtgaggttgtgaggagcacaaccataccaattccaggtaagaattcgaacgttttcacgtcgtttcaacaatggccgaattatgcactgttcatgcaaacctaaactagtgtgtttttggaatttctaagcttgtagatgtgtttgtgaggtcccaaggag from Pyrus communis chromosome 7, drPyrComm1.1, whole genome shotgun sequence encodes the following:
- the LOC137740339 gene encoding cold-responsive protein kinase 1-like — translated: MNRKIHQLCMLLAATITTLWWPWTCLIITAVDADPQINLLNKGCSQYNATNASEFYTNLNATFSDLRTQLMENSSHFATAQQVRGSNPVYAMVQCRNYLSAADCVACFTAAVSQIRNCSAANGGRVIYDGCFLRYESAGFYDQTTLPGNVGLCGNITASQVTTFTTAVGSLLVDLQLATPKINGFFAATRNKVVSSGGSGNVTVYGVAQCAETASKIGCQDCLKVAYNNLQSCLPDTDGRAVDAGCFLRYSSTSFFSDNQTMNIAPFLKGGGNSRKKGIIIGVAVGGGGPLLIVGFLLYFKLSRKPMADHRGDILGATELQGPVNYKYKDLKSATKNFSEENKLGEGGFGDVYKGTLNNGKIVAVKKLAVLQSDRAKANFQNEVTLISNVHHRNLIRLLGCCSKGPELLLIYEYMANSSLDRFLFGPRKGSLNWKQRTDIIIGTARGLAYLHEEFHVCIIHRDIKTSNILLDDSFQPRIADFGLARLLPDDKTHLSTRFAGTLGYTAPEYAIHGQLSEKADTYSYGVVVLEIISGQRSSEVKSDAMGEFLLEKAWKLYENGSHVELVDATLDPNDYKPEDVKKIIEIALMCTQSSPALRPTMSEIVVLLKGTNYLENRSLTRPVFIDSDKKVQGETSTSNGSSTSNATASTSQLSGR